Proteins found in one Triticum aestivum cultivar Chinese Spring chromosome 4D, IWGSC CS RefSeq v2.1, whole genome shotgun sequence genomic segment:
- the LOC123099077 gene encoding pyridoxine/pyridoxamine 5'-phosphate oxidase 2, protein MAGGGAAASTLSSPWRLLLQRALDANAHLKHSTFFQLATVGGGGRPANRTVVFRGFQEHSDKIQINTDARSNKIGEIKEWPLGEICWYFTDSWEQFRISGIIDVIDGSSPDPAKLQQREKAWFASSVKSRLQYLGPSPGVPVANDDHVKDVHIDPSAGPVEAYCLLTLDPEKVDYMNLKSNQRLMFTRTQEGDESGDWMAKKVSP, encoded by the exons ATGGCCGGCGGTGGCGCCGCCGCGTCGACGCTCTCGAGCCCATGGAGGCTGCTGCTGCAGCGAGCGCTGGACGCCAACGCGCACCTCAAGCACTCCACCTTCTTCCAGCTC GCcacggtgggcggcggcggcaggccggCGAACCGCACCGTCGTGTTCAG GGGCTTCCAAGAGCACTCTGACAAGATTCAGATTAATACAGATGCGCGGAGCAACAAG ATTGGTGAGATCAAGGAGTGGCCCCTCGGCGAG ATATGCTGGTATTTCACCGATTCGTGGGAGCAGTTCCGAATCAGCGGTATCATAGATGTGATCGATGGTTCGAGTCCCGATCCTGCCAAGCTCCAG CAACGAGAGAAAGCTTGGTTCGCTAGTTCAGTGAAGTCAAGATTGCAATACTTAGGACCATCTCCAGGGGTACCTGTCGCAAATGATGACCATGTTAAGGATGTTCATATCGATCCATCAGCTGGCCCAGTTGAGGCCTATTGTCTTCTGACTCTTGATCCAGAAAAG GTTGATTACATGAACCTGAAAAGTAATCAGAGATTGATGTTCACAAGAACCCAGGAAGGAGATGAGTCCGGTGATTGGATGGCCAAAAAAGTTAGCCCATAA
- the LOC123099078 gene encoding uncharacterized protein isoform X1: MNAGAAAKGKGAADAEQRQRVKELRTAEQRRTLGSRLERRVAPARDLRPAGKDVEVAAEGEGAADGGAAQQRQTSVTELSIGVEAGSRRGRTTALRRRETELRMAEQRSNSRNQALDWGGGRRPAGKDGGAAKELPSHGTTARMEKIQNWEDLFAKCYFYSARDK; encoded by the coding sequence ATGAACGCCGGAGCAGCGGCGAAGGGTAAGGGAGCTGCGGACGCGGAGCAGCGGCAGAGGGTTAAGGAGCTGCGGACGGCGGAGCAGCGGCGGACCTTGGGCTCTCGATTGGAGCGGAGGGTGGCGCCGGCGAGGGACCTGCGGCCGGCGGGGAAGGATGTCGAAGTTGCGGCGGAGGGTGAGGGAGCTGCGGACGGCGGAGCAGCGCAACAACGGCAGACCTCGGTGACGGAGCTCTCAATTGGAGTGGAGGCAGGCAGCCGGCGGGGAAGGACAACGGCGCTGCGGCGGAGGGAGACAGAGCTGCGGATGGCGGAGCAGCGCAGCAACAGCCGAAATCAGGCTCTTGATTGGGGCGGAGGTAGGCGGCCGGCGGGGAAGGACGGCGGAGCAGCGAAGGAGCTTCCAAGCCACGGGACGACGGCCAGGATGGAGAAGATTCAAAACTGGGAGGACCTTTTTGCAAAATGTTATTTCTATAGCGCTCGCGACAAGTAA
- the LOC123099078 gene encoding uncharacterized protein isoform X3, translating into MKTAFFITALVRTGSGSSSWRVGFRLFVCFLIFPHLNLLRKVEYGTSRDLASALSVDLLLRGIEGILERSRNSVNNMLLELLQEQNRMAC; encoded by the exons ATGAAGACCGCCTTCTTCATCACCGCTCTAG TGCGCACCGGATCTGGTTCTTCTTCATGGAG AGTGGGCTTCAGACTGTTTGTGTGTTTCCTTATCTTTCCCCATTTGAACCTTCTCCGCAAGGTAGAATATGGTACATCCAGAGACCTAGCGAGTGCCCTCAGTGTAGACCTTTTGTTGAGGGGAATTGAAGGTATCCTCGAGAGATCAAG GAACTCAGTTAACAACATGTTATTGGAACTACTCCAAGAACAGAACAGAATGGCATGTTAA
- the LOC123099078 gene encoding uncharacterized protein isoform X4: MDALSFVVPRILLFAVTHGSGVFIMPCHIPQGLRGGWRSVAVEGIVLSPRRTATRRSPYEDRLLHHRSSAHRIWFFFMEELS, translated from the exons ATGGACGCGCTCAGCTTCGTGGTACCGCGGATCCTCCTCTTCGCTGTCACCCACGGCTCCGGGGTGTTCATAATGCCCTGCCACATCCCGCAAGGGCTCCGGGGTGGCTGGAGATCTGTGGCGGTGGAGGGGATCGTGCTGTCACCTCGCCGGACGGCTACAAGAAGGTCACCATATGAAGACCGCCTTCTTCATCACCGCTCTAG TGCGCACCGGATCTGGTTCTTCTTCATGGAG GAACTCAGTTAA
- the LOC123099078 gene encoding uncharacterized protein isoform X2 — protein MDALSFVVPRILLFAVTHGSGVFIMPCHIPQGLRGGWRSVAVEGIVLSPRRTATRRSPYEDRLLHHRSSAHRIWFFFMESGLQTVCVFPYLSPFEPSPQGRIWYIQRPSECPQCRPFVEGN, from the exons ATGGACGCGCTCAGCTTCGTGGTACCGCGGATCCTCCTCTTCGCTGTCACCCACGGCTCCGGGGTGTTCATAATGCCCTGCCACATCCCGCAAGGGCTCCGGGGTGGCTGGAGATCTGTGGCGGTGGAGGGGATCGTGCTGTCACCTCGCCGGACGGCTACAAGAAGGTCACCATATGAAGACCGCCTTCTTCATCACCGCTCTAG TGCGCACCGGATCTGGTTCTTCTTCATGGAG AGTGGGCTTCAGACTGTTTGTGTGTTTCCTTATCTTTCCCCATTTGAACCTTCTCCGCAAGGTAGAATATGGTACATCCAGAGACCTAGCGAGTGCCCTCAGTGTAGACCTTTTGTTGAGGGGAATTGA